The Dyadobacter sp. 676 DNA window ATCTTCATCGTGATGACGATCGTGAAGGCGTTCTACATTGTCGGGGAGTTTATGCACTTGAAACATGAAACAAAATCGCTGATCTGGTCCATACTCGTACCGGTGATATTCGTGGCCTGGTTGATCCTGGCGCTCCTTCTCGAAGGACAAGCGATTTTCGAGGCGATTTTCGGATAATAGATTACGATGAAAAAAATCCCCAAAGCCGGGTTACTGATTGTCACATTAGTAATTCCGGCTTTGATTTTTGCCTTACTGAGACTGTTTGGAACAAACCATTACGACCTCCCCTATTTCGTGGCGGAGAAGGATGGTAACGGCGCGGCCGTCGTGCAAAACGGCGATACCCTGTTTCACCGGATATCCGGGAACTGCGGCATATTTGGCGGCGCAGGTCTGGATGGGCGTTTAACAGTCGTAGCCCGTATTCCATCGAATTGTGGGGAACCGTGCGGAAAGGCGGGCGATGAACTGGCACGGGTCGCCGCCTTGAAGACAGCCATACCGGAGTTGCAGGTGCTGTCGGTTGCGGCGGACACGGCAAGACGGGGCGACTGGCTGCCGGTCAAAGCGGATAGTGCGACGATTGAGGACTGTTTTGCGAAGGAATTAACGGACGTCGCGAAGGGAAGCGAAGTGTTGAATGGCCCGGCGGGGCAAATCGTACTGATAGACCGCGACAGGCACGTGAGAGGCTTTTACAAGGCCGGAGACGCAGAGGAAACCGACCGGCTTATGGCCGAAATCAGGATCCTCGACTATGAAAAGAAGAATGAGAAATAAGTGAGTATGGCTACATTAACAATCGAAAGAAAACCGAAATACGAACGTATTATCAACATTTTGGCCATTGCCATTCCGGTAGTGGTTGCGTTGTTGCTGGGCATCCGGCAAAAAATCGATCTTGGCTCGTGGACCAAAGTCCTTCCCCATGTGATCGGCGTGATAAATACCCTGACATCCATGTTGCTAATTATGGGCTTTTATTTTATCAAGCAGAGGAATATCGCTGCACATCGCCAGATGATGACGGGCGCGTTCGTGCTGGGCGCCGTGTTCCTGGTTTGCTATGTGCTTTATCACATTTCGAACGAGGCGACGCCATTCGGCGGAACGGGTTTTATCCGGCCGATTTATTACTTTTTACTGATTTCGCATATCGTGTTGTCGATCGGGGTCGTTTGGTTTGTATTGCGGGCCGTGTATTTTGGTTATACCAACCAGATTGCCGAGCACCGGAAGGCGGTGAAATGGGCGATGCCTATCTGGCTTTATGTGAGTGTTACCGGTGTGATCGTTTATTTGATGATTAGTCCTTATTACGTATGAAAAAGTTCCTGGCAATATCCGGATTGGTAATCATGTTCGTGTTGAACAGCGCGGGCGCATTCGCGCAATGTGCGATGTGCCGCGGAACGGTGGAAAGTTCTATGGGTAATGGAAGGAATAATGTAGGAGTAGGATTGAATACCGGCATTATGTTCCTGTTTGTGATCCCTTACATACTGGTTGCGGTGATCGGTTACCTCTGGTACCGCAATTCGAAACGTGCACAACAAGAGCGGCAGTTCGTCGCGGCGCGTGTGCGGCAGGCATTCGACAACTGATCCGCCAACGAAGATATGAAGGGCGAAGCCGATGCGGTTTCGCCCTTTTTTGTGGATAAAATAATGCGTTGCGATGGCGTAGATAATGCATTGTGTGCCTTTTGAGAAAAACACAATCCTGTTATGCGCCGGCTCATTATCTGTCTTGCCCTTCTTTTAGTCCAATTTGCAAATGCCTATGCGCAAGCAGTGTCCACGGCCAGGCCCTGGACTTACTGGTGGTGGATGGGCAGCGCCGTCAACAAAGCCGACATTACCGCCCAACTTGAATATTTCAGTAAATCGGGCGTCGGAGGGGTACATATTATTCCCATTTATGGCGTGAAAGGTTATGAGAATGCAAACATCGCATTTCTTAGCCATCAATGGCTGGAAGTGATGCAGCATACCATTCGGGAGGGTAAGCGCCTTGGACTGGGTGTTGATATGACCACAGGCACCGGCTGGCCCTTCGGCGGGCCGAACGTGACGCCCGCGATTGCGGCGCAAAGCATGACAATTTCAGCGGGAAAGCCTTCCGTGAAGCCCACCGGACAGAAAGTAAAACGCGCTGCACCCGGAGGGGAAGGATTGGTACTCGATCCATTCAATGCAAGCGGAATGTCGCAATATCTCTCGCGGTTTGATTCAGCGTTGGCTCAATTGCCGGAAAAACCAAGATCCATGTACAACGATTCTTATGAAGCCTACGGCGCGAACTGGACGGCGGATTTTGCAGAGCAGTTCCAGGCACGCAGGAAATACGATTTGTTAAGCAAACTCACATTACTCAATGACTCGACCGGAAACCCGGAAGCCACATTGGTCAAAATCGATTATCATCAGACGCTTTCCGAAATGCTTTTGGAAAGATACGCAAAGCCCTGGACCGCCTGGAGCCGCTGGCACGGTTTCAAAACCCGCTACCAGGCACATGGCTCGCCGGGTAACCTGCTTGATCTCTACGAAGCCGCCGACATTCCCGAAACGGAATCGTTCGGGACGAGCCGTTTCAGCATTCCCGGTTTGCGCGTTGATCCGGATTATTCGATTGAACAATTCGGGACGCCCAACCCGCTCGCGATGAAATTTGCATCTTCCGCGGCGCATTTGTCGGGTAAGAAACTGGTGAGTTCGGAAACCGGCACCTGGTTGGCGAATCATTTCAAGGTCTCACTTTCGCAGGTGAAGCCGCAGATCGATGAACTTTTTACGGCCGGTATCAACCACATTTTTTACCACGGTTCCACCTATTCTCCCGAAAAGGAGGGTTTCCCCGGCTGGCTATTCTACGCATCGACCAATTTTGGCAAAACGTCCCATTTCTCGGAGCATTTTCCATTGTTGAACGAATATGTGGAGTGGTGTCAGAAATTATTGCAAGACAGCAAGCCGGATAACGACGTGCTCGTATATTTCCCGATCCATGATTTGTGGGCTACGAAAGCCAGGTCTGGCGGAGGGGTGCATTTACTGGAAGTTCACCATGTCGATCGCTGGTTGCTGGATTTGCCGTTTGGGAAATTGTCGGAAAGGCTTTGGAAAGAAGGATACGCATTCGATTTTGTGTCGGATTTGCAGTTGAAGAAATTTACGGTGGATGCAAATGGTGTTTTGAGTTCAGGAAATGCTACTTACAAGACTTTGCTCGTCCCGTCAGCAACCTATTTGTCCGAAGAAACTTTGAAAGAGTTGGAACGCTTGGCTAATGGCGGCGCGAAGATCGTTTTTGATAACAAGTTACCTGCTGCGGTGACTGGCTACGCAAACCATGATGGGCGTCAACAGGCATTTATCGAGGCTGTAACACAAATTTCGAAGCTGAAAAACGTGAAAGTTTCGACGGATCTTCATGCAGACCTTGCCGCGAATGGAGTTGTGCGGGAGCAACTGACTGGGAAAGGCCTGACTTTTATTCGCAAGAAACAAGGGGAAGGGTTACCGCTTTATTTCGTGACGAACCTTGGCAATACATTCTCCGAGGGCTGGGTAAGAATCGGAAAAGGGGGCCAATTCTTCAAGTCAGATCCGCTCAACAAGGTGTCGATGCCTAAAACGCGCGGCAAAAAAGGAAGCGAAGAGATTTTCCTCCGGCTCCTCCCGGGAGAATCGTGTTTTTTGACGATATCTGCGGATGGTCATGACGCGCCGGTAATAGGCAGCTCGGGCAAGCATTTCGATATTAAAGGCAAATGGGAACTCGTATTTTTAAATGGTAAACCCAGGTTACCTGCACCCGCACAACTAACGGAACTGACCTCCTGGACGATGTTACCGGATTCCGCCGACTATTTCTCAGGCAAAGCGCGCTACCGCATTACTTTCGATGTGCAAGGCCCGCTTGCAACTTATGCAAATGCAGCGTTGGATTTGGGAGATGTGCGCGAGGTTGCGAGCGTGAAGCTGAACGGGAAGGATTTGGGCGTAGCTTGGCATATACCATTTATGCTTCCGATAGGAAATGCATTGAAATCAAAAGGCAATATCCTCGAAATCGAAGTAACCAACCTCTCCGCCAATTACATGCGCCTGCGCGATCAGCAGCAGCCCGACTGGAAGAAATTTTACGATATCAACATCGTGGACATTACCTATAAAAAATTCGATGCTACCCGATGGAAGCCGATGCCATCAGGGCTGCTCGGGCCGGTGAAGCTGGTTTACTGATGCATCACTCCCACAATGGGTAGTGTTCCAGCTGAATTTGCCGTCCGAAGAATATTTTTGTGGATTGCTCGAACGACAGCGTATAATCCGAAACATAGAATTGCCGCTTGCCTTCGCCCTTTTCATTAATCAGGTAATGCTGTTCGAGCCACGCTTTCAGCGAGCGCGCGACGATTTCAGAAGTGTCCAGCGTCTCCACCGTTTCGCCGTAAAATTTACGGATCTGGCTTTTGATCAATGGATAATGCGTGCAGCCGAGTATCAATGCCTCGATACCACTCAATGCAGGATCGGACAGGTAATTGGCGATTACGCTTTCACTGATGTTGTTGTCAAAAAAACCTTCCTCGATCATCGGCGCCAGCAATGGTGTAGCCAGCGATTTCAGGTGAATGTTCCTGTCCAAAGCGTCGACTTTCTTTTTGTAAACATTGGAAAGGACTGTTTGCTTGGTACCGATCAAGCCGATCGTTTTTCCCTCATAGTGTTCCTTCACGTAATCCACCACCGGATCGATCACATTCAAAACTTTTGCTTTGCTTCCTACGTACTCGCGTACGAGCTCATAAGCGGCCGCGGACGCAGAGTTGCAGGCGATAAGGATCAGTTTGCAGTTCTGCTGTAAAAGCATATTGCAGATTTTGATCGAATAGGCCTGAATGGCTGCCGTGGATTTGTCGCCGTAGGGTAAATGCGCCGTGTCGCCGAAATAGATCGTGTTTTCCTGGGGGAGTAATCCGGTAACGGCGCTGGCGACGGTCATACCGCCGATTCCGCTATCAAAAATTCCGATGGGCGCAGAGGAGTCGAGCATTTGTGAAATGGTCAGAAAGTGATATTCGCATCAAAGCTAAAAAAATATCAAAAAACTTTTCCCGCACGTGCAACCTCACGCGGAGGAATGCGCATCTTGCTGTCGAAACCACCGATTAGAATGGGTCGAATTTTAGCACTATTTAGCCAGGAAGCGCAGCTCGTCAAAGCCCTCAGGAAGGAAGATCCAAAGGCGCAGCGGCAGCTTTACGATAAATACAGTCGCCGGATGCTGGCGTTGTGCTTCCGGTATGTGTGCGACGAAATGGCGGCCGAAGATGTAATGGTGGAAGGATTTTTAAAGGTTTTTGAAAAAATAAACCAGTTCAGCGGTGAAGGGAATTTCGAGGGATGGATCAGAAGGATTATGGTGAATGAGGCGCTGGGTTATCTGCGGAAGCAAAAGCGCATTTTGGAAGACAACCTTTCCGACGAAGCCAATAATATTCCGGATTACATCCATGCCGACCAGAATCTGGAGACCGAAGAGCTCATGACCCTGATCGAAGCATTGCCGGTCGGTTACCGGACGGTTTTTAACCTGTACGCGATCGAAGGCTACGCTCACATTGAAATCGCTCAGATGCTGGGTATCACTGAAAGTACATCGAAATCACAATTGCACCGCGCCCGGGCATTGTTGCAGAAAATGGTCGCGGAATGGCAGCATGATTATAAAAAAAGTAGACTATGAAAAAGCATCCTGTTGATGATCTTTTCAAGCGCAAACTCGAAGGGTTGGAGCGAATGCCTTCGGAAAATGCGTGGCTGAGAATTCAGGAAAAGCAATCGGCGAGTGGTCGCACGGCCCGACAACGTCCGGTTGTGTGGGGATGGTTTGCGGCGGCCGGTGTGGCGGCTGCGGTGATGGGTGGGTACCTGGTTTGGCAGAATCAGCAGGGCGCTTCACCGGAGGCCATTCAGCCGCAAAAGACGATTGCGGCAAATCAACCTGCCCGGATTGATTCAGCAGTTGCTCCGGTCGATAATGCAAAACAGTCCGTCGAACAATTAGCAGTAGTTGAAAAACTAGATAATGGTCCGACAGGACATGCAGCGACTGGCCTGGCTTCAAAAGTATCCGAAATTCGGAAAGCGCAAGTCATACAATCGCAGGTTGTTCAGGCTAAAATTGCCCGGTATCAAAAGGCCCTGCCACGAACAGCGCCCGCAGAGACAATGCGGCAAGAGCCTGCTCAGGACGCACCGGCATTGGCCATTATAGAAAAGCCGGCGGTTTCTGCCAATGCAATCCAGCCAGTAAATATCCCTGTTGCGCAGGAAGTAAAGATTTTGCCCGATGAGCCAGCTGTTAGTCGGGTGAACAAACCGGAGCCGGAACCGACAAGAACGATTGTCGTGGCCGTGGAGACCGGTACTGATGAAGTGGAAGACAAACCGCGTAATACCCGTTTGGCGAGGGTTTTCCGCCAGCTCAAAAATGCGAGGGCAGGTGAAAAAGTCGACTGGGACGAGGTAGGCTTCAATCCCAAAAACCTTGTGGCACGTGTGGACGATCGCCTGCGTGGCAAGGATGGAAAAAGTTCAGAAAGAGATCACCCTAAAGAGAAGACAAAACTGTAATCTATTGTGCCATGAAAAGTAAAATATATGCAATGGCAATGCTGGTACTGTCGATTGCCGTTGGCGCACGCGCCGGTTCATTGAAATCGGATGAATTTTCACGGTCCGGCGACCTGGAAAAGGACTCGATCATCGTAACGTTCGGGGACAAAACGAGGCTGATCATCTACGGCGAGAACCGTCAGGAGCTGGACAAGATCATGAAGTATGATTTGAATGCATTGCTGAGAGACCTGAAAGTGAGATTGGATAGCACCCGGGCCGACACGACGTTTTTGCGGGAGGAATTCGATGGCAATAAATACCTGAAAAATCCGGGCGATCCGGCCGAAAAGGATTATGTCAGGATCGGGCTTCGTGGTATCCATATCAAGGACGGCGACACGCGGGTTTCGATCGACGGAAGGGGCGTAGAAGTGAAGGAAGGGGACGAAGTGGTGGCCTCCGACTCGGCCTATCGCCGTATTGGCAAGCGATTTCACAGGAGGTCATGGGGTGGTTCGAGCCCGCGAAAGGGATTCAACGTCGCATTGGGGCTCAATACTTACGGCACCAATGAAACTACCGCCGGTTTCGACAAGGCTCAATATGACCTCAAACCGTTCGGTTCGCGTTATGTGAGTTTAGGCTACGTCGCGAGCGCCGGTCTGATCAGGGGCGAAGGGGCCAGATTGCACATGGATTTTGGTATTGATTTCTCCTGGTACAATATGATGTATGACGGCGATAATACCATCATCAAAACAGACGACGGGGTCGAATTCCCGGACGTGAAAGACGATCAGGGCAATAACGTGGAACTCGGGAAGTCGAAGCTCGTCGTACCGTACGTTAACCTTTCGATCATGCCGACGCTGAGTTTTCCGAGATCGTTCATATCGTACATCAGTGCGGGAGTTTACGGCGGTTACCGGCTTGGAAGCTATACCAAAGTCCGACGGGTAGGAACGAAGGACGTCGACCACGACCGGCGGAATTTTTATATCGAAGATCTGCGCTACGGCCTGGCCGCCGAGATAGGTATCCGTAACTTTCCTGACTTGTTTGTGAACTACGATTTGAACAATCTTTACGAGGCTAACCGGGGCCCGTCGGTCAGGATGCTTAGTTTTGGTGTAAGATTGTTTTAGGTCCAAAAAGTGCCCGTGCGTCCTGGAATCGCAGTTTTCGGTTCCAGGGCGTATTTTTTTTCAAAAAATTTTCAAAAGAATTTGAGAATCTAAAAAATGGGTATAATTTTGCGACTCCAAATTGTGAAACAAACGGTTTTCACGCTTGTGTTGAAATGTTGTCTGGGGGTGTACCAGAGTGGCCAAATGGGGCAGACTGTAAATCTGCTGACGTATGTCTTCGGTGGTTCGAATCCATCCGCCCCCACAGTTTGAGTCTGAGAAAAAGCTTCAATTAAGACCAGTTTTTGAGGTTAAGACGAAAACAAATGCGGAAGTAGCTCAGCTGGTAGAGCGATAGCCTTCCAAGCTATAGGTCGCGAGTTCGAACCTCGTCTTCCGCTCCAATAGAAGCATCATCGAAGCGATTAGCGAAAACATTCAATAGAGACTTTTTCGCTAGTCGCTTTTTGATTCTAATAATGATTGCCTTTGTAGCTCAGGGACGGTCCGCCGCGCGGTAGAGCACTTCCTTGGTAAGGAAGAGGTCAGGATTTGGGACTAACCGGAGAAGGTAAGACAAATATGGCATTAACGCCTTTGTAGCTCAGGGGTAGAGCACTTCCTTGGTAAGGAAGAGGTCAGGGCCGGGCGGCCGGTGCCGTTCAAATCCCCTCAAAGGCTCAAAAGAGAAGTGAAACGATAATTAGGCATAACGCCTTTGTAGCTCAGGGGTAGAGCACTTCCTTGGTAAGGAAGAGGTCAGGGGTTCAAATCCCCTCAAAGGCTCAAGAAATTGGATCGTCGAGATTCAAAAGGCGGGTTCTCCTGCAATGTTTTGATCCTGGTTTGGTTAACGATTGCGGTGTTTTGATTGCAGCAGGCCAGCGAGGATCAATTAGTAGTGTATAATAAATTCGTAATAACTTTTAATTTTTAAGCGTACTTAAGTCATGGCAAAAGAGACGTTTGACCGCTCGAAACCCCACGTAAATATTGGTACTATCGGGCACGTTGACCACGGTAAAACTACCCTTACAGCGGCGATTACAACTGTGCTGGCTGAAAAAGGTTATGCACAGAAACGCGACTTCTCATCGATCGACAATGCTCCTGAAGAGAAAGAGCGTGGTATCACAATCAACACCTCTCACGTAGAATACCAAACAGCCAACCGTCACTATGCGCACGTTGACTGTCCAGGTCACGCTGACTACGTGAAGAACATGGTAACTGGTGCTGCTCAGATGGACGGCGCGATCATCGTGGTTGCCGCTACTGACGGTCCAATGCCACAAACCCGCGAGCACATCCTTTTGGCTCGTCAGGTAGGTGTACCTCAGCTGGTTGTGTTCATGAACAAAGTGGACATGGTTGATGATCCTGAGCTTCTTGAGCTTGTTGAGATGGAAATTCGCGAGCTTCTGAGCTTTTACGAATTCGATGGCGATAACATTCCTGTAATCCAGGGTTCTGCTTTGGGTGGTCTGAACGGCGATCCTAAGTGGGTTAAAACAATCGAAGACCTGATGGATGCTGTTGACAACTGGATTCCAATTCCTCCACGTATGACAGATCTTCCATTCCTGATGCCTGTTGAAGACGTATTCTCGATCACTGGTCGTGGTACTGTTGCAACTGGTCGTATCGAACGTGGTGTGATCAACTCTGGTGATCCTGTTGATATCCTTGGTATGGGTGCAGAAGGTCTCAAATCAACCGTAACCGGTGTTGAGATGTTCCGTAAAATCCTCGACCGCGGTGAAGCTGGTGACAACGTAGGTCTTCTCCTCCGTGGTATCGACAAAACCGATATCCGTCGTGGTATGGTTATCTGTAAGCCAGGTTCCGTTAAGCCTCACCAACACTTCAAAGGTGAAGTTTACGTACTGTCGAAAGAAGAAGGTGGACGTCACACTCCATTCTTTAACAAATACCGTCCTCAGTTCTACTTCCGTACCACTGACGTGACAGGTGAAATCACACTTCCTGCCGGTGTTGAAATGGTTATGCCAGGTGACAACATCACTATCGAAGTGAAGCTGATCAACAAAATCGCTATGGAAAAAGGTCTTCGTTTCGCGATCCGTGAAGGTGGACGTACCGTAGGTGCTGGTCAGGTAACTGAAATTCTTGACTAATCAAGATAGCAATATTAAAACAAGTGCATTTCTTTTGGAATGCACTTGTTTTTTTGTAAAAAAAGTCGTATCTTTGCAGCCCCGAAAGGGTGGTCGCACGATAGACGGGTGTAGTTCAAGGGTAGAATAGCGGTCTCCAAAACCGTTGATGGGAGTTCGAATCTCTCCACCCGTGCATAAATCGAAAAGGTGAAATGGAAAAATTTACTTCTTTTTTGAAAGCGTCCTGGGAGGAAATGACCCAGCATGTAACATGGCCGCCTTTCAACGAGCTGCAAGCTAACACTACCCTGGTGCTTGTAGGTTCGCTCATTTTTGCCTTTGTGGTAGGTGTGATGGATTTCGTTTTCGAAAACGCACTGAAACTGTTTTACCAGTCTTTCTAAGGCTATTTTATCAAAGATAACCCCCCGAAAGGTATGAGTAGTCTAAATTGGTTTGTATTAAGGGCAGTGTCCGGGCAAGAGAAGAAAATCAAGTCCTACATTGAAAATGAAATCACACGCCAGAAACTGAATGAATACGTTCCGCAGATCCTGATCCCTTCCGAGAAGATCTACGAAATGCGTAACGGCAAAAAGCGTGTACGGGAGAAGAACTTCTTTCCCGGCTATATTATCATTTCAGCGGATCTGTCCAAAGGGGAGGTATTGCACATTATTACAAGCATTCCCGGCGTAATCGGTTTCCTTGGTAATGCTGAAGGAAATTCCAAAGTGCCCATTCCGCTCCGTCAGTCGGAGATCAACCGGATCCTCGGTAAGGTCGACGAGGCAGAGCAGCACGAAGAAGCGCCAAGCATGTCTTTCATCAAAGGCGAGACTGTGAAAGTCGTAGATGGTCCGTTCAGCGGATTTATCGGTCTGGTGGAAGAAGTATTCGACGAGAAGAAAAAACTCAATGTAGTTGTAAAAATATTCGGGCGTAATACACCCGTTGAACTCAGTTACGCACAAGTAGAAAAGGATAGTTGAGCGAATAGCGGGCAGGTAGGCTTCCAACTGCATGTGAGCCGCTAGTCAATCGATGAACCGACAAATTCCAAAACAATGGCAAAAGAAATAGGTGGATACGTCAAACTGCAGGTGAAAGGTGGCCAAGCCAACCCATCACCTCCGATTGGTCCTGCACTAGGATCGAAGGGTTTGAATATCATGGAGTTTTGCAAGCAATTCAATGGCCGTACCCAGGATAAAATGGGTGTGGTATTGCCGGTAGTTATTACATACTACAAAGACAAGTCTTTCGACTTCGTCATCAAAACCCCCCCGGCCGCTATTCTTCTTCTGGAAGCCTCAAAAGTAAAGACAGGTTCGGCTCAGCCCAACCGTGTGAAGGTAGGATCAGTTTCATGGGATCAGGTTAAAACGATCGCTGAAACTAAAATGCCCGACCTGAACTGCTTCACCGTAGAGTCTGCTATGAAAATGATTGCGGGAACGGCTCGTAGTATGGGTATCACCGTGGCTGGCAAGGCCCCATGGGAAGAAAACAACTGAGCGTAGGTTAATCGTTACGCCAAAGAAACAAAGAACATGGGAAAATTGACCAAAAAGCAAAAAGAAGCTCTTTCAAAATACGACGCAACCCAGGCTTATACCCTGGAACAAGCTGCGGATGTTCTGAAGACGATTTCCTATACCAAATTTGATGCTTCCGTGGATATCGACGTTCGTTTGGGCGTTGATCCCCGTAAAGCGGATCAGATGGTGCGTGGCGTGGTAACATTGCCGCACGGAACCGGAAAAGAAGTTCGCGTATTGGTGTTGTGTACTCCCGACAAGGAGGCAGAAGCGAAAGAGGCAGGAGCAGATTACGTTGGTCTTGACGAGTATATCACAAAAATCGAGCAAGGCTGGACTGATATCGACGTGATTATTACAATGCCGAGTGTAATGGCAAAAGTAGGTAGGCTTGGTAAAGTATTGGGTCCTCGCGGTCTGATGCCAAACCCTAAGTCTGGAACTGTAACTCCCGAAGTAGGCAAAGCTGTGAAGGAAGTGAAAGCGGGGAAAATCGACTTCAAAGTTGACAAAACCGGTATTATTCACACCAGCATCGGAAAGGTATCTTTCGGAAAAGAACAGCTTGCGCAAAACGCAACGGAGGTTATCAATACCTTGGTCCGCCTGGAAGCCTTCATCGGCCAAAGGTACTTACGTAAAAAGCATTCACTTGTCAAGCACGATGAGCCCGGGTGTTATTATTGACAAAAACACGATTCCAGGATTGTAATATGACACGGGAAGAAAAAGCAGTAATTATTGACGAGTTAAGTCAGAAATTCTCCAACACCCCATACTTCTACATTACGAGCGCGGCAGGAATGTCTGTGAGCGAGGTCGACTCTCTGAGAAGACTTTGCTTCGAGCGTGGCGTGGAGTATCGTGTTGTGAAGAATACATTGATTAAAAAAGCGCTCGAAACACTTGATACGGATTATTCTTCTTTCGACGAAGTGTTGAAAGGATTTTCCGGAGTAATGTTTCACCCGGAGTCAGGTAAAGTACCTGCACAACTGATCAAAGAATTCAAAAAGAAATCAGGTAGCGACAAGCTTAAATTCAAAGGAGCCTCTGTTGATTCATCTGTTTTCGTTGGAGAGAACCAGCTTGACGTTCTGATTTCATTGAAATCGAAACAAGAACTGATCGGCGAAGTGATCGGATTGCTGCAATCGCCTGCCAAAAATGTTATCGGCGCTCTTACAAGCGGCGGACAGAACCTGGCTGGTATTCTGAAAACTTTATCTGAAAAAGAAGACTAACTAAATAGCCAGGCTTAGCTCTCCGGGTTGATAATTAAAGGAGCCTTTTTAAATCATCTTATTGTATAATCAAAAAAATCAAAATAAAAATGGCAGATTTGAAAGCTTTCGCAGAACAGCTTGTTAACCTTACGGTTAAAGAAGTGAACGAATTGGCTGCAATTCTTAAAGACGAGTACGGTATCGAACCAGCAGCTGCTGGTGCAGTAATGGTAGCAGGCCCTGCTGCTGGTGGTGGCGCTGATGCTCCTGCTGTTGAAGAAAAAACATCTTTCGATGTAATCCTGAAATCAGCTGGTGCAGGTAAACTTGCTGTTGTGAAGCTGGTTAAAGACCTTACCGGTCTTGGCCTGAAAGAAGCGAAAGAACTCGTTGACGGTGCTCCAAAACCAGTTAAAGAAGGAGTTGCTAAAGACGAAGCTGATGCTCTGAAAAAGCAACTAGAAGAAGCTGGTGCAGAAGTTGAAGTGAAGTAATTTGCTCCACAGCATTAGAAGATAATTCTTAGGGAATAGGCCTGACGACCGTCAGGTCTTTTCCTGTTTT harbors:
- the rplL gene encoding 50S ribosomal protein L7/L12, with amino-acid sequence MADLKAFAEQLVNLTVKEVNELAAILKDEYGIEPAAAGAVMVAGPAAGGGADAPAVEEKTSFDVILKSAGAGKLAVVKLVKDLTGLGLKEAKELVDGAPKPVKEGVAKDEADALKKQLEEAGAEVEVK
- the rplJ gene encoding 50S ribosomal protein L10, whose translation is MTREEKAVIIDELSQKFSNTPYFYITSAAGMSVSEVDSLRRLCFERGVEYRVVKNTLIKKALETLDTDYSSFDEVLKGFSGVMFHPESGKVPAQLIKEFKKKSGSDKLKFKGASVDSSVFVGENQLDVLISLKSKQELIGEVIGLLQSPAKNVIGALTSGGQNLAGILKTLSEKED